In the Gemmatimonadaceae bacterium genome, one interval contains:
- a CDS encoding nitroreductase family protein: MNLNLSTLVTTPDGRGYGYSWHRAMSDLYLVEGWVCVRCSKPPSPGGHSASIKFASMNPIELLSSRRSIREFSTREVTRAEIETLLEHAVTVPNHRLTQPWRFFVLGPAARRAFGLALGARKARKVDDPAAAEQLRQKVAEEHAALPLMIAVAIAQNENPEIREEDYATGMMAVQNISLAAVALGLGTHIKTGAVMDDPAARTAIGVADGDRIIATVNVGEPATMPSAKPRRSAGDVTRWVP; the protein is encoded by the coding sequence ATGAATCTGAATCTCAGCACGCTCGTCACGACGCCGGACGGTCGCGGCTACGGCTATTCATGGCACCGCGCCATGAGCGACCTCTATCTGGTCGAGGGTTGGGTGTGTGTTCGATGCAGCAAGCCTCCATCCCCCGGTGGTCACTCTGCAAGTATTAAATTCGCCTCCATGAACCCTATTGAGCTTCTGTCCAGCCGCCGGTCGATTCGCGAATTCAGTACGCGCGAGGTAACTCGCGCCGAGATCGAGACTCTCCTCGAACATGCGGTGACGGTCCCGAATCATCGCCTCACGCAACCCTGGAGATTCTTCGTCCTCGGCCCCGCTGCACGACGGGCTTTCGGATTGGCGCTTGGCGCGCGGAAGGCGCGCAAGGTCGACGATCCCGCCGCCGCCGAGCAGCTCCGTCAGAAGGTGGCGGAGGAGCACGCGGCGCTGCCACTGATGATCGCTGTCGCCATCGCTCAGAATGAGAATCCCGAGATTCGCGAGGAGGACTATGCCACCGGCATGATGGCGGTGCAGAACATCTCGCTCGCCGCGGTCGCGCTCGGACTGGGCACACACATCAAGACAGGCGCGGTCATGGACGATCCTGCGGCGCGGACCGCGATCGGAGTCGCCGATGGAGATCGCATCATCGCAACTGTAAACGTCGGAGAGCCGGCAACGATGCCCTCGGCGAAACCGCGGCGATCAGCGGGCGACGTTACCAGGTGGGTTCCCTGA
- a CDS encoding GyrI-like domain-containing protein, which translates to MTEVCGGEYATAVHRGSFKRLAETYAWLALDFMPREGRSMRKAPCVEIYLTPP; encoded by the coding sequence GTGACTGAGGTTTGTGGCGGCGAGTACGCCACCGCTGTCCATCGCGGCTCGTTCAAGCGCCTCGCCGAGACGTACGCGTGGCTCGCGCTTGACTTCATGCCTCGCGAGGGACGATCGATGCGCAAGGCACCGTGCGTCGAGATTTATCTCACGCCGCCGTAG
- a CDS encoding MBL fold metallo-hydrolase: protein MRHCIGRRSLWALLVVASLISGCRRAVAPLIVPQQAAVALTGGSNTSMIYLARTTQGVLAIDLGWWGYRQALGRALGSLGATAPDVRWVFLTHSHRDHIAAWPAFKGARFYVGGPEQSLLLGATIHRGRIPRWTERLKASRVPRPGEIDVHTLTQDTIVVIGADTVRAFLVAGHTPGSVVYLFRGVLFLGDAVTYSRRGGFAPAKRGFSDDPRAGAENLSRLWVRLPPGGVRYACTAHARCAPFTPRFLSDVAQ, encoded by the coding sequence GTGAGACATTGCATAGGTAGGCGTTCACTCTGGGCGCTGCTCGTAGTCGCAAGCCTCATCAGTGGATGTCGCCGTGCGGTTGCTCCGCTCATCGTGCCGCAGCAGGCGGCCGTCGCGCTCACAGGGGGCTCCAATACGAGCATGATCTATCTCGCCCGCACCACTCAGGGTGTGCTCGCAATTGATCTGGGATGGTGGGGGTATCGCCAGGCACTTGGCCGCGCCCTCGGGTCGTTGGGCGCCACCGCTCCTGATGTTCGATGGGTGTTCCTTACCCATAGCCATCGCGATCATATCGCTGCGTGGCCGGCCTTCAAGGGCGCCCGATTCTACGTCGGCGGGCCGGAGCAGTCGCTCCTCCTCGGCGCCACCATTCACCGGGGCCGGATCCCGCGCTGGACCGAGCGCCTCAAGGCGAGCCGCGTGCCGCGACCGGGCGAGATCGACGTACACACCCTCACCCAGGACACGATCGTTGTCATCGGCGCTGACACCGTACGCGCCTTTCTTGTAGCGGGGCACACACCCGGCAGCGTGGTTTACCTGTTTCGGGGGGTGCTCTTTCTCGGCGACGCTGTGACTTACTCACGACGGGGTGGCTTCGCCCCCGCAAAGCGGGGCTTCTCGGACGACCCCCGCGCAGGCGCGGAGAACCTGTCACGGCTGTGGGTACGTCTCCCGCCCGGCGGGGTCCGTTACGCCTGCACCGCCCACGCGCGTTGCGCGCCGTTCACCCCGCGCTTCCTTTCAGATGTCGCTCAATGA
- a CDS encoding tail fiber domain-containing protein, giving the protein MTSAALAVGDATCSTGGSQFVAVTGTTFACNGAAGPTGPQGPAGTGATSGTSSNTPNTLIERGASGEFSAGAVTATRLSVTGNANLGASSVASGLRSFAMGEDAQATGDDAVAIGLSARAMGLGSVVIGSSNALGQYAFAMGLQSSARSNFSVAIGKNARAQRQGAVVIGDACASFSSDSVYATANNQFVVRGCGGLKMYTSQNLSSGVEVAPGGSSWSSVSDRNRKELFSPTDGEYVLGQLRDIPVSSWNYKTQERSIRHMGPMAQDFHAAFGLGESNLLINSVDIDGVMMAAAQALEERTTALREENSMLRKDIVELKDRQAETERKLAELTARVGKIEGAIQAPKP; this is encoded by the coding sequence GTGACCAGCGCGGCGCTCGCCGTTGGCGATGCAACCTGCTCCACCGGCGGATCACAGTTCGTTGCCGTGACCGGAACCACCTTCGCCTGCAACGGCGCAGCAGGACCAACCGGACCCCAGGGGCCGGCTGGGACCGGGGCCACTTCAGGCACCAGCAGCAACACCCCCAATACCCTCATCGAGCGCGGTGCGTCCGGCGAGTTCTCGGCCGGTGCCGTTACTGCCACCCGGCTTTCCGTGACGGGCAACGCAAACCTCGGCGCGAGCTCCGTCGCGAGCGGCCTGCGCTCTTTCGCCATGGGCGAGGATGCACAGGCAACTGGCGATGATGCCGTAGCCATCGGTCTGAGTGCACGTGCAATGGGTCTTGGATCCGTAGTGATTGGGTCTTCTAATGCCCTTGGGCAGTATGCGTTTGCAATGGGGTTGCAGAGCAGTGCTCGCTCTAATTTCTCTGTCGCTATTGGCAAGAACGCTCGCGCTCAGCGCCAGGGCGCCGTAGTGATCGGAGACGCATGTGCCAGTTTCTCTTCTGACTCGGTGTACGCTACCGCCAACAACCAGTTCGTCGTGCGCGGCTGTGGTGGACTTAAGATGTATACGTCTCAGAACCTCTCATCGGGGGTCGAAGTCGCTCCTGGCGGTTCATCGTGGAGTTCTGTCTCTGACCGAAACCGTAAAGAGCTGTTCTCGCCCACCGACGGCGAGTACGTCCTCGGCCAACTGCGCGACATTCCGGTGTCAAGCTGGAACTACAAGACCCAGGAACGCTCGATCCGCCACATGGGACCGATGGCCCAGGATTTTCACGCCGCGTTCGGACTGGGTGAGAGTAACCTGCTCATCAATTCAGTTGACATCGACGGCGTAATGATGGCCGCCGCGCAGGCGCTGGAAGAGCGGACGACCGCGTTGCGCGAGGAGAACTCCATGCTTCGCAAGGATATTGTGGAGCTGAAGGATCGGCAGGCCGAAACCGAACGAAAGCTCGCCGAGCTCACTGCGCGAGTGGGAAAAATTGAAGGCGCGATTCAGGCTCCGAAGCCCTGA
- a CDS encoding DUF1801 domain-containing protein: protein MLQHASLIEPGEMASKRPTTIAEYIRAAPRDGQAHLRRLYAILKSVAPEAQEAIKWGTPFFVEPRFLFAFSAHKAHLSFAPTAAALAAFREELENHKTTKGTLQIPYNNSLPEDLVRRIAEYCLRDVRDRKDTAFW, encoded by the coding sequence GTGCTGCAACACGCTTCCCTAATTGAGCCAGGAGAGATGGCAAGCAAGCGTCCTACTACGATCGCCGAATATATCCGTGCCGCCCCACGCGACGGCCAGGCGCATTTGCGCCGGCTGTACGCGATTCTCAAGAGCGTCGCGCCGGAGGCCCAGGAGGCGATCAAGTGGGGAACGCCCTTCTTCGTGGAGCCCCGATTCCTGTTCGCTTTCTCCGCGCACAAAGCACACCTCAGCTTCGCGCCGACAGCGGCTGCGTTGGCGGCGTTCCGCGAGGAGCTGGAAAATCATAAAACTACCAAGGGCACCCTTCAGATTCCCTACAACAACTCCCTGCCGGAGGATCTGGTTCGCAGAATCGCTGAGTACTGTCTACGGGATGTGCGTGACCGCAAAGACACCGCCTTCTGGTAA
- a CDS encoding GyrI-like domain-containing protein has protein sequence MPPAAGERFGCAPGVFRERERGRWAGPVVEQRRPVGRVETVAPLRVAFVRHVGPYDQVRPVFERLAICAAARASNIEPLFLGLAHDDPGITPTAQLRFDCCIEVTANVRGKATLA, from the coding sequence GTGCCGCCTGCCGCCGGCGAACGCTTCGGCTGCGCGCCAGGTGTGTTTCGCGAACGCGAGCGTGGACGCTGGGCCGGACCTGTCGTCGAACAACGAAGGCCAGTGGGTCGCGTCGAGACAGTTGCGCCGCTGCGCGTTGCGTTCGTCCGGCACGTCGGCCCATATGATCAGGTACGCCCGGTGTTTGAACGGCTCGCCATCTGCGCCGCAGCGCGCGCTTCGAACATCGAGCCGCTGTTCCTCGGCCTCGCGCACGACGATCCGGGCATCACGCCGACCGCGCAGCTCCGCTTCGACTGTTGCATCGAGGTCACTGCGAATGTTCGCGGCAAAGCGACGTTGGCGTGA